CGGCGGGCGGTGTGACCGCTGCTCAGGCCGAGGATCACGCGCCCCGGCGCCATCTGGTTGAGGGTGGCGATGGCGGCGGCGGTGACGGGCGCTGACCGGCCGCCGGGGACGGCCACGCCAGTGCCGAGCACGATGCGGGAGGTGTGCTCAGCGGCGAGCGCCATGGTCATATACACGTCGCTGTAGATCATCTGCGAGTCGTAGAACCAGGCATGGGTAAAGCCGTGATCCTCCGCCACCACCAGGTCCTTCCAGGCGTCGGGCCGGGCCGGATATGCGATCGCGAATTCCATAAGCTGTCCTCTTGTGCCGCCGGCCGCGCCGGCGCGGCGGGCGAAGTGTGGTTGATACAGACGCCCGCCGCTGGCCGTTTGTCAAGCGCGCGCGCTGCGCTTGACACCCGCGCGCCGGCTGCGTTCGAATGCGGGCGGTCGCGGACCATGGTGTATCGAGCGCTGAGCGACGTTCGCGTAATCGACCTGACCCACTATATTGCCGGCCCTTACGCCACCCGCTTGCTCGCGCAGTTCGGCGCTGACGTTATCAAGGTCGAACCGCCCTGCGGCGAGGGCGGGCGCCGCCTCGGACCCCATCGCGCGGCATCTGCCGGTGACCGGCTGGCCGAGCGCGGCGGGTTGTTCGCTTTCCTCAACGCCGACAAGACCGGCGTCGCGCTCAATCTCAAGGATGCGCGCGGACGCGAGCTGCTGATGCGGCTTGTTGCCGACGCCGACCTGCTCTACGAGAACTTTGCGCCCGGCACGTTGACGCGTCTGGGCCTCGGTCCGGACGACCTGATCGCACGCTTTCCGCGGCTATCGATTGTTTCGATCTCCAACTACGGCCAGGACGGGCCCGACCGCGACGCGCCCGTCAACGACATCGTGCTCGCCGGGCGCGGCGGATGGACGTTTGCGGTCGGCGAACCAAAGCGTGAGCCGCTCAGCCCACCGGGCTCGCTGCCGCAGTACGTTGGCGCGGTCTACGCCGCGCTCGGCGGGATACAGGCGCTGTTCGCGCGCGACCTCGGGCTCGGCCGCGGCCAACGGGTCGACGTCTCGCTGCTCGAAACGACGGTGGCGACGATGATCTATGACACGGTCGCTTTTCAGTACACCGGGATGCTGCGCGTGAGACGCGGCAAACAATACGCGACCGGTCCGTTTCTGATCGCGACGCTGCGCTGCCGCGACGGCTACGCTGGGCTCCATTGCGTCAGCGACAGGCAGTTCCGCGCGCTGTTCGAGATGATGGGCCGGCCCGAGCTGGTCCACGACGAGCGCTTCGCGTCGGCGCCGGCGCGGATGGCGAACAACGCCGCGTTGGTCGAGCTTGTCGAGGCCTTCTTCGCCGGGCACGACGCCGCCTGGCTGTACCGCGAGGGCCAGCGCCGCGGCATCCCGTTGGTGCCGATCCCGACCGTCGCACAGGTGCTCGAATGGGAGCAGCTTACGGCGCGCCGCTATTTCGAGACCATCGACGACCCTGCGCTCGGCCCGATTCGCATCCCCGGCGCGCCGCTGCGCCTTGGGTCGCATCGCGCGGCGCCGTCGCGCCCGGCGCCGCGGCTGGGCGAGCACAATCGTGCCGTGCTCGGCGGCCGACTGGGCTTGAGCGAAGGCGAGCTTCGGCGGCTGCGCGAGGATGGAGTGCTGGGAGGAATGCTATGAGCCGCGTGCCAGAGGGGATAGCGAAGCTGCGTGTGCTCGAGCTTTCGATGGGATGGGCGGGCCCGCTGGTCGGCGAGCTGCTGGGCGAGATGGGGATGCAGGTGGTCAAGGTCGAGGACACCCGCAACTTCGACTGGTGGCGCGGCTCGGCCGCGATGGGCCTGCCGGAGATGCGTCCGATCGAGCGCGCGCCGACGTTCAACAGCGTCAACCGCGGCAAGCTCGGCGTCACGCTCGACTTGAGCCGCCCGCGCGGCGTTGAGATTCTGCGCCGGCTCGCCGCGCTGAGCGACGTGTTGATCGAGAACTTCAGCCCGGGCGTGATGGAGCGGCTGGGAATCGACTGGCCACAGCTTGGCGCGCTCAATCCGCGCCTGGTGATGGTCTCGATGCCGGCCTTCGGCGCAGAAGGCCCGGATGCGGGATCGCGCGGCTACGGGATGTCGATCGAGGCGATGGCGGGCGTGACCGGGCAGATGGCGTACCACGACGGCGGCCCGCCTTACATGATGAGCAACGCGCTGGGCGATCCTACCAGCGGGCTGCACGGCGCGCTGGCCGCGCTTGCCGCGCTGCGCGAGCGCGCGCGCACCGGCCGTGGTCAGCATGTCGAGGTTGCGGAGGTCGAGACCGTGGTTCCGTTCATGGCCGGAGCGCTGCTCGACTACCAGTTCACCGGCGAGGTGCCGCGTGCGATCGGCAATCGCAGCAGCGACGCCGTCCCGCATGGAATTTTTCGATGCGCCGGCGAGCATGCCTTCGTCGCGCTCGGCGCGCACACCGAGGAACACTGGCAGGGATTGTTGCGCGCGCTCGGCCTCGAACGTTTGGGCCGCGACCCGCGCTTTGCCGGCGCTGCGCATCGCAAAGCCAACGAAGACGCGCTCGACGCCGAGTTGGGTGCGGCGCTTGGCGCGCTCGGCGTTGACGAGGCGGTCGAACGGCTGCTCGCAGCCGGAGTGCCGGCGGGGCAGGTGAGTCCCGCGCCGGCGGTGCTCGCCGACCGCCAACTCGTTGCGCGCGAGTTTTTCGTGCCGATCCAGCGGGCGGTGGTGGGAACCTGCCTTTATCCCGGCGCGCCGGTGCGAATGTCAGCGACGCCGCTCGACGCGTCGCGTCCGTCGCCGCTTCTGGGCGAGCACAACGAGGCCGTGTTGCGCGAGTTGCTCGGGATGAGCACGGAAGAGATCGCACAGCTCGAGCGCGACGGTTTGATCGGCAGCCTTCCGCGCGCCTAAACGCGCATTGCGTGTTCGCGCGGGG
This is a stretch of genomic DNA from Candidatus Binataceae bacterium. It encodes these proteins:
- a CDS encoding LLM class flavin-dependent oxidoreductase produces the protein MEFAIAYPARPDAWKDLVVAEDHGFTHAWFYDSQMIYSDVYMTMALAAEHTSRIVLGTGVAVPGGRSAPVTAAAIATLNQMAPGRVILGLSSGHTARR
- a CDS encoding CoA transferase, translated to MVYRALSDVRVIDLTHYIAGPYATRLLAQFGADVIKVEPPCGEGGRRLGPHRAASAGDRLAERGGLFAFLNADKTGVALNLKDARGRELLMRLVADADLLYENFAPGTLTRLGLGPDDLIARFPRLSIVSISNYGQDGPDRDAPVNDIVLAGRGGWTFAVGEPKREPLSPPGSLPQYVGAVYAALGGIQALFARDLGLGRGQRVDVSLLETTVATMIYDTVAFQYTGMLRVRRGKQYATGPFLIATLRCRDGYAGLHCVSDRQFRALFEMMGRPELVHDERFASAPARMANNAALVELVEAFFAGHDAAWLYREGQRRGIPLVPIPTVAQVLEWEQLTARRYFETIDDPALGPIRIPGAPLRLGSHRAAPSRPAPRLGEHNRAVLGGRLGLSEGELRRLREDGVLGGML
- a CDS encoding CoA transferase, producing the protein MSRVPEGIAKLRVLELSMGWAGPLVGELLGEMGMQVVKVEDTRNFDWWRGSAAMGLPEMRPIERAPTFNSVNRGKLGVTLDLSRPRGVEILRRLAALSDVLIENFSPGVMERLGIDWPQLGALNPRLVMVSMPAFGAEGPDAGSRGYGMSIEAMAGVTGQMAYHDGGPPYMMSNALGDPTSGLHGALAALAALRERARTGRGQHVEVAEVETVVPFMAGALLDYQFTGEVPRAIGNRSSDAVPHGIFRCAGEHAFVALGAHTEEHWQGLLRALGLERLGRDPRFAGAAHRKANEDALDAELGAALGALGVDEAVERLLAAGVPAGQVSPAPAVLADRQLVAREFFVPIQRAVVGTCLYPGAPVRMSATPLDASRPSPLLGEHNEAVLRELLGMSTEEIAQLERDGLIGSLPRA